In the Leguminivora glycinivorella isolate SPB_JAAS2020 chromosome 9, LegGlyc_1.1, whole genome shotgun sequence genome, aaaactcattggtgcgagccggggttcgaacccgcgacctccggaacaaaagtcgcacgtacttaccgctaggctaccagctaACGGCTAATTTTAATACATTTCAGGCAATATATGCTCAAGAGATTGAAGACGCTGCTTTGCGACAAATGTTATCGAAGACGACGTTGGCTCAATGCATGACCCCACCAAAACTGGCAGTGAGTACGACTAACACGAGTTTTTGTAACGTTACTTTTTCTTCAAGGGAAACATTGATTGTATGGCGAGAGTAAACACGTGAACAGCGCCCCCAATAAACAGTTACTAACATGACTTGGTTCTCCGGTTTCCGTTTATGTATTATagtcttacggtagatgtcgctacaggTCCTATTTACCAATTTACTTAAATGATGGAAAatgctggcttggttgaagcaAGGACATTATATAAGTCCATctagacagatagtctaagaaaaaaacgtacgtaccataaagaaaaaggtacggtggcctagatgacgtTACTACCTTTggggacgctcagctagatggcgctaatattaatatttgacattttaacacaaatatatcaagctaagaatatgggccaaattgtcaaaactgaggttcaaaagttttaagcctgtgtcaagagatggcagtctatgcacctgtggttacacattttacttcgacagtaactctctataatactcgatcctctttggtcgaagtgggcatttctcagaaggcgcgtttttacgtgtccgaggcaaaaaacgtcagaacggactgttctaaaaatctgaattaaatcaggcataatctttagccTCTGTTCTATTTGGTACACCTTAACATTATTACTTGTATGatatgagtaataaaatattaaatgcgaaAAATGACCTTCGGTGGACGTGTCCCGCActcagaatttgcaaaacaaaaaatcataactcaaaatggagttgttgatcgcagttgttatagatattcacgtataaggtgTTAGTTtacctatcatattttctgtataaaaataatattatgttaactaaactcatcgagtaaagacaaatttacgatgtgtcccgggctagtgactgatttcggtataattttttaaacatgacagtactcttacaaattagtagatcagggacgtagtagcacaaatatagttagttttagctatgttttaaccattcagtgtCGAGGAGATGaagtaccgttttataaaggggactttttgaaagtttctcagtcgttcgctgggtttggtcccatgttatttaagattcggtggatcaatttactcccacagtttaggtccatttgtcgttatgtaaggtactaataaatccttgaaagtatgttattacgtcattatgacatctcctctgtatcatgcatgctattgcagttatctccaaaaacgctataaaatttgatatcattggagttgatttccgtggtttcggtggatttttttaccaccgatatcaaaaaaagtgaccaccgacttcgattgccacgttgtaaactgattaaatgtccattattttctaacatttcatacttaaatagtaggatatactttgtaaaaaacatagaactatgtttctaagcaaattaagccaCTCTATGGGTACATAATTCTCTACTCGACAATGACTagcatattaccatgttaaatttagtaaaattgcgcgattctgcgcctttttacatgacctgtcatcgaattaaaatgaaaaatatcaataaattgaataataaattatatatatagttgaaatgtggaataacgtgtaaaaaaatgaattcggtggggcaaattgattacagtgcccatacataatttcggtgattttaaaatgtcagatttcttacaaactataaggttctaatggaggccttcaccaccaatattttttatatttaggctagattttagtatgttgactgacatatcaataaagtagtaaataaaaatcagcaccgaaatcaggcaccgaacgtcatccctAGAACCGCCCAAGtattggtggctcagttggcagagtgCTGTATTATTGATCCAGAGGCTATGAGCTCAAAACTCACCCCGGGCAGTAATTTTctacttataattttattctaagtacttaaatatgtGTTTTGTAATTTGCAGGGAGCACCACAACGTTGCTGCAATGTTCCACAGCTGTTTGAAAACGAGACCACTGTAGGCTGTGAACCAATCAACTTACTAGAGGGGAAGCCCGCCTTGCGTGGATCACCTGatgtaaatatacatatacttatCACAACAACACATGATTCCAATAAGGAggtacactcaaaggttatgactgatggcgccaccctattagtccttGGAACTTGCATCGCAAAGAGAGACATTAATGACATTCTTACGGGAGAGCGAGGAGATAATACGTTTTTTTCTGTCTCTCAAATataaatgacagtgacatgcctagacacttgcacaggcgccgcctggcgggataaattgtcagtgtgcctccttgGACAGTTCTGCCTTTATCATGTCCCAAGGTTGGGCATAAGCTTCCTCGCTTGCTTCTTCAACTCAACCCTGTAAGTAtaactgggctggacatgtctgcatGCACCCTAAACGGTGATCCAAAATGGTCGCCGAGTGAGACCCACGGAACACCGTGGAGGGTgcagagatggcgggatgacttgaATTTATTCTACCCGGGATGGCAGGGCTACACAAAACGCcgcgaagcgctggtggcctagcggtaagagcgtacgACTTTCGACAGTTTCGACTCGgggtcgcgagttcgaaccccggctcgtaccaatgagttttcggaacttatgtgcgaaatgtcatttgatattaaattcgcttttcggtgaaggaaagcatcgggaggaaatcggactaattccaataagccCTAGCTAGAGTTACctttcgggttgaaaggtcagatggcagttgctttcgtaaaactagtgcctacgcctaaTCTTAAGgctagttgtcaaagcggacctcaggctcccatgagccgtggcaaatgctggtATAACGCGAGGAAGATGATGATGGCTGGGTTATAACAAATTACTTTTTCATAAATTTCGGAATCTAATCTTATTGTTATTGCAGTGTGCAGACAGAAATTGCGTACTCCGGAACAACGATTTGCTGAACGACAATGATCAGATCGACAAGGAATCTTTAAACAGTATCTTGATGAGTGGGTGTCGAAGAGGAAAGAGTTCTTGTCTGCCATTGAAGAGATCAAAGAAGAGTAAGTATTTCCTTCAGCAGTTGGGTCAGGGAAAGTTTATGAAATGGTGTATGTGTAGGGCTTTTTCCTAACGTCAAATCGTGTCATTTTTTGAACACCTGATTCATatatttcgactgtcatgatgttGCTCATTTCTacggaacagccaatttttttttttttcgcaatttcaGCATTGGTTCCATAATGAAAGTTGTTcactatgacctcaaaagttactatgcaaagtttgaagggtcctttttatttcaacctGCATATACTTAGCTCAACAAGAACCCTTGAAAAACCTTCTTGGACGATTAGAATCCAGAGTTTTTCTATTattctataaaaaaaacaccaacATAAACTGAagcaagaaaaaaaaactgaaaaaatgcacaaaaagtaatattataatatgagAATTTTATCGTTTCTGTAAAAAAGCAatgcgtaagcgattgtgacgtttgGGCGTAGCATACTAGTTAGATAAACTTTATCACATCGGTGCGtttctatcgcacttacaaatagtgcgaaaaggacggcctgacgttatatcgttaacacgcgaccgtgcttgcaaATGAATAAATGACACAACCGCTTTTATGCTTTTATTTCTTGATGATGACGaattaacaattttttattttgcagTTGTCTTGGTAAGAAGCCTTTGCTTGGATCCTCGACTTGGTGTGAAGCGGACAAACTAGTCTTCTGCGTGGGTTTCAATATGataagcgtaagatttttattccaggtttttagggttccgtaccgcaaagaggaaaaacggaacgcTTATAGGATCACGCgtgtgtccgtctgtccgtctgtcacagccaattttctccgaaactaccgaatcgattaaattgaaatttggcacacatatgtagaCCTGTGACTTGGGGGGtaaaactgaaaattaaaaatcaaagtttctagaactatattgtgttacatataaAACGAAAgggtttttataagtatttcaaaaatattttttttagtaatttttagTCAAGTAATTTTCAAGTATTTTCAAGCAAAAAATGATCATCCCCCCCGcaccccccttatctccgaaactactaagcgtgaaattttcaaaaaaatacacaagatagttttcaatctatagattacaggaaaacctattagtaatctacagtaaagcgtaagtcggactgaaagaaaaaaaactcaaattacgaattccactcactgccgctgcaaggagttaccaaggggggggggggatttttttacattttccttcataaaacgatttttttccacaaaaaaattataaaaaatagttttgatatgtacagtctgagctctttctaacgataccccttTTGACTTAGTAACTGgatatttacagtttgcccccccccttttaattttggttattttcaataattaatattaataaattaaaaaaaaaatgcttgcaATTTATTTTGTAGAGTTGACgatgttcataaatattccaaatttcaaagcgatcgCATAAGTAGAcctcgccaacaaactgcagCAAGACAGTTTGGCGAGAAACATAACTGTGAATCATATAATGTACGTATTtgttaaataaactaaaaaaaaaagatatttagtaatgtgacagacagacagacagacggacagagtggcaccataagggttccttttgtacctttttggtacgggaCCCTAAAAACGGCGACCACTGCAAGTTGAAATGATGGACTTGATATCCGTTACATATCAtattaaatttttatattatagatCTAACCCTAGTTTTTGTCATATAGGAGGTAttaatacaaatattttattttcagagATGTCCGAACTGGCTGCAAAATGAAGGCTGTGCTGAGATACGATCATATTTGGACAACTGCGTGCTATATTAAGTtattaaatgttatttaatagttctgtagtatttttattttacttgtgtAAGATATGTTGTTATTTTGAAGGTCAGTTTTGTATTGACGCTGGCCTAAAAACCAATAATGACATAAGCCGTATGTCATTTGAAAGGTACAACTTTTTATATGCTGGGAAAACTTAAACTGTTGTGTAAAACAAGTTATTGCAAAATAAACACATTCTATCAATAAGTAACTATTTTTTTAGGTTTATTATAGTTCTGTACAACGGGTTTTAAACGTTTTaccaaatacataattatgtaactctgtatagacggataaagtctaagaaaaaaacgtacctctaagtcctagagaaaaaggtaggTACGGGGGCCAAGATGGTGTTACACtattggggtacgctcggctagatggcgctaatattaatatttgacattttaacacatatctatcaagctaacaatatgggccaaattgtcaaaactgaggttcaaaagttttaagcatgtgtcgagagatggcagtctatgcactgttattacacattttactttgacagtaactctctataatacctaCTCGATCCTCTCTGGTTTTAGGTACTATACGTACATATAAATACTCAACTAAAAAAAGTTCATAAATTATGACTATTATGAACTGTGTTAAGTGCCCAGCTGGAGGAACAAATATTTCGGGTCTT is a window encoding:
- the LOC125229283 gene encoding uncharacterized protein LOC125229283, yielding MENTIHFTVLVVLIKAIYAQEIEDAALRQMLSKTTLAQCMTPPKLAGAPQRCCNVPQLFENETTVGCEPINLLEGKPALRGSPDCADRNCVLRNNDLLNDNDQIDKESLNSILMSGCRRGKSSCLPLKRSKKIVLVRSLCLDPRLGVKRTN